A window of the Hevea brasiliensis isolate MT/VB/25A 57/8 chromosome 6, ASM3005281v1, whole genome shotgun sequence genome harbors these coding sequences:
- the LOC110660587 gene encoding receptor protein kinase TMK1, which yields MAMGDDNIKLCTIFFLFFVKLSYSVTDPNDLKVLMAFKNGLDNPELLKWPANGNDPCGPPSWPHVFCSNGRITQIQVQKLDLKGSLPQNFNQLSKLYNIGLQNNHFNGHLPTFKGLSELQFAFLDFNEFDTIPSDFFDGLSSIRVLALDENPFNQSTGWSLPSELANSVQLTNLSCSGCNLVGPLPDFLGNLLSLNALRLSYNRLSGQIPASFGQSLMTVLWLNNQERNGMSGSIDVIAKMTSLRQLWLQGNSFTGTIPENIGGLSLLKDLNLNGNQLVGFVPQGLADMVLDNLDLNNNHLMGPIPTFKAGKISYDSNSFCHSKPGVLCAPQVNALLDFLGGLDYPLSLVSQWSGNDPCQGPWLGLNCDLKSKVYVINLPRHNLTGTLSPSIAKLDSLVQINLGKNHINGTIPSNWTKLNSLKLLDVSGNNLIPPLPKFQKSVKLIIVGNPLLVSNQSQQTPSPTSSPPFGISLPPSNNRSGSAQPSASTTPPPPTKSSNTNSSGFILSSYQSNNSKRTKLLIAGGITAGSLLVLVVIALSIYYLFKKRKETSELPSSIVVHPRDPSDPENIIKIAVSNNTIESLSTQTATSSGSNATSVVENSRVLEAGNLIISVQVLRKVTKGFAPENKLGHGGFGTVYKGELEDGTKIAVKRMEAGVIGSKALDEFQAEIAVLSKVRHRHLVSLLGYSIEGNERLLVYEYMSQGALSRHLFQWKILNLEPLSWTRRLSIALDVARGVEYLHSMTRETFIHRDLKSSNILLDDDFHAKVSDFGLVKLAPNGEKSVVTRLAGTFGYLAPEYAVMGKITTKSDVFSYGVVLMELLTGLMALDEERSEESRYLAEWFWRIKSSQEKLMASIDPSIEPNEETHESISIVAELAGHCTAREPSHRPDMGHAVSLLAPLVEKWKPIKDESEDFSGIDYSLPLPQMLKFWQDAESTGVSYTSFGDSKGSIPARPTGFAESFTSSDGR from the exons ATGGCTATGGGGGACGACAACATCAAGCTTTGCACTATCTTCTTCTTGTTTTTTGTCAAATTGTCTTACAGTGTTACAGATCCCAATGACCTTAAGGTACTGATGGCTTTCAAGAATGGATTGGATAATCCTGAGCTTCTTAAATGGCCGGCTAACGGTAATGATCCATGTGGTCCTCCTTCATGGCCTCATGTGTTCTGTTCTAATGGTCGAATCACTCAGATTCAGGTGCAAAAATTGGATCTTAAGGGATCACTCCCTCAAAACTTCAACCAGCTTTCAAAGCTCTATAATATAGGCCTCCAAAACAACCACTTCAATGGCCATCTGCCCACCTTTAAAGGATTATCTGAATTGCAATTTGCATTTTTGGATTTCAATGAATTTGATACAATCCCATCAGATTTCTTTGATGGGCTCAGTAGTATACGTGTTTTGGCGTTGGATGAAAATCCTTTCAATCAGAGTACCGGATGGTCTCTTCCGAGTGAGTTGGCGAATTCTGTTCAATTGACAAATCTTTCTTGTTCAGGATGCAATTTAGTTGGTCCACTgccggattttctgggcaatttgttgTCTCTAAATGCTTTAAGACTTTCATATAATAGACTATCAGGTCAAATTCCAGCGAGTTTTGGGCAATCTTTGATGACGGTTTTGTGGTTGAATAATCAAGAAAGAAATGGCATGAGTGGTTCAATCGATGTGATTGCAAAAATGACATCGTTGAGGCAGCTATGGCTTCAAGGAAATTCGTTCACTGGAACAATCCCGGAGAATATTGGAGGTCTTTCATTGTTGAAAGACCTTAATCTTAATGGAAATCAACTTGTTGGTTTTGTTCCTCAGGGCTTGGCTGATATGGTGCTGGATAATTTGGACTTGAACAATAATCATCTAATGGGTCCAATACCAACGTTTAAGGCTGGTAAGATTTCCTATGATTCCAACTCTTTTTGCCACTCCAAACCTGGTGTTTTATGTGCCCCTCAAGTTAATGCACTTCTGGATTTTCTTGGTGGGTTGGATTATCCATTAAGTCTGGTTTCTCAATGGTCTGGTAATGATCCCTGTCAAGGGCCATGGTTGGgattgaattgtgatttaaagtcaaAGGTCTATGTTATAAATTTGCCTAGACATAATCTTACTGGTACTCTTAGTCCTTCCATTGCAAAATTAGATTCACTGGTTCAAATTAATCTCGGAAAAAACCATATCAATGGTACAATTCCTAGCAACTGGACCAAGTTGAACTCTTTGAAATTGTTAGATGTTAGTGGAAACAATCTTATTCCTCCTTTACCCAAATTTCAGAAAAGTGTGAAGCTCATTATCGTTGGAAATCCACTTTTAGTTAGTAATCAGAGTCAGCAAACCCCTTCCCCTACTAGTAGTCCACCCTTTGGGATTTCACTTCCTCCATCAAACAACCGATCTGGTAGCGCACAACCATCAGCATCCACTACTCCACCTCCTCCAACCAAGAGCTCAAACACTAATTCATCTGGTTTCATCCTGTCTTCATACCAATCCAACAATTCCAAAAGAACAAAACTACTAATTGCAGGTGGAATTACAGCTGGTTCATTATTGGTTCTTGTGGTGATAGCTTTGTCCATATATTACCTCttcaagaagagaaaagaaacctCAGAGCTTCCTAGTTCCATTGTGGTTCACCCTAGAGATCCATCTGATCCAGAAAATATAATTAAGATTGCAGTTTCAAACAACACCATTGAGAGCCTATCCACGCAAACTGCCACTAGTTCTGGAAGTAATGCTACCAGTGTGGTGGAGAATTCTCGTGTACTTGAGGCTGGAAACCTGATCATATCTGTTCAAGTTCTTCGCAAGGTGACCAAAGGCTTTGCACCAGAAAATAAGCTTGGGCATGGTGGGTTTGGCACTGTCTACAAGGGTGAATTGGAAGACGGAACAAAAATAGCTGTTAAGAGAATGGAAGCTGGGGTTATAGGCAGTAAAGCTTTGGATGAATTTCAGGCTGAAATTGCTGTTCTTTCAAAGGTCCGGCACCGACATCTGGTTTCTCTGTTGGGGTACTCTATTGAAGGCAATGAAAGGCTTCTTGTCTATGAGTATATGTCTCAGGGTGCCCTAAGCAGACATCTTTTCCAATGGAAAATCCTGAATTTGGAGCCTCTGTCTTGGACAAGAAGGCTGAGCATTGCACTTGATGTAGCCAGAGGGGTGGAGTATCTTCATAGTATGACTCGGGAAACCTTTATTCACCGAGATCTCAAATCTTCCAACATTCTTCTAGATGATGATTTTCATGCCAAGGTTTCAGATTTTGGATTGGTGAAACTTGCTCCGAATGGAGAGAAGTCAGTAGTGACTAGGCTTGCCGGAACATTTGGATACCTTGCACCTGAATATGCTG TAATGGGGAAGATTACAACTAAATCTGATGTGTTCAGCTACGGAGTGGTCTTGATGGAACTTCTGACTGGGTTAATGGCCCTTGATGAGGAACGCTCTGAGGAAAGTCGATACTTGGCAGAATGGTTTTGGCGAATCAAGTCAAGCCAAGAGAAGCTTATGGCTTCCATTGACCCATCAATTGAACCAAATGAAGAGACTCATGAAAGCATCTCCATTGTTGCTGAACTGGCTGGACATTGCACTGCAAGAGAACCAAGCCATCGGCCTGATATGGGACATGCGGTGAGTTTGCTGGCACCCCTCGTTGAGAAGTGGAAACCAATTAAAGATGAATCAGAGGATTTTAGTGGCATTGACTACAGTCTACCACTTCCTCAAATGCTAAAGTTTTGGCAGGATGCAGAAAGCACCGGAGTGAGCTATACTAGTTTCGGTGATAGCAAGGGAAGTATTCCAGCTAGACCGACTGGGTTTGCTGAGTCCTTCACATCTTCTGATGGTCGATAG
- the LOC110660585 gene encoding uncharacterized protein LOC110660585, giving the protein MNWQNESGGESRRLVVIGGGIAGSLLAKSLQFDADVTLIDPKEYFEITWASLRAMVEPIFGERSVINHRDYFTNGRIFTSNAIDITDTNVLTAEGFIIPYDYLVIATGHADSVPETRTARLAQYQAENEKIKSAHSILIVGGGPTGVELAGEIAADFPEKKVTLVHNGSRLMEFIGPKAADKTLKWLRSKNVDVKLERRVDLNSIPELDENGSKTYHSSAGETIKADCHFLCTGKPLASAWLKDTVLKNHLDVRGSLVVDEYLRVKGRKNIFAIGDITNIPEIKQGYLAQKHAVVAAKNLRLLMAGGKESKMAAYKPGGKVTAIVSLGRRDALAQFPFTTIIGLVPGMIKSRDLFVGKTRKQRGLEGWNLKLHELDD; this is encoded by the exons ATGAACTGGCAGAACGAATCGGGAGGAGAGAGCAGGAGATTGGTGGTGATAGGAGGGGGTATTGCAGGTTCCTTGCTTGCCAAATCCCTTCAATTCGATGCTGATGTCACCCTCATTGATCC GAAGGAATACTTTGAGATCACATGGGCGAGTTTGAGAGCAATGGTGGAACCAATATTTGGGGAGAGATCAGTGATAAATCATAGAGATTACTTCACAAATGGCCGTATTTTTACATCTAATGCAATTGACATAACTGACACAAATGTATTGACTGCTGAGGGTTTTATAATTCCCTATGACTATCTTGTCATTGCTACTGGCCATGCAGATTCTGTCCCAGAAACTAGGACAGCGAGACTTGCTCAATACCAAGCAG AAAATGAAAAGATTAAGTCTGCTCATTCCATTTTGATTGTTGGAGGAGGTCCCACTGGTGTTGAACTTGCAGGAGAAATTGCTGCTGATTTCCCAGAAAAGAAGGTTACTCTAGTGCATAACGGATCGAGGTTGATGGAATTTATTGGACCAAAAGCTGCTGATAAGACTCTAAAATGGTTGAGATCAAAGAATGTTGATGTGAAATTGGAGCGAAGGGTTGATTTAAATTCTATTCCAGAATTGGATGAAAATGGTAGCAAAACATATCATTCTTCAGCTGGAGAAACTATCAAAGCAGATTGCCATTTCCTATGTACAGGGAAGCCACTTGCCTCAGCATGGCTTAAGGATACTGTCTTGAAGAACCACTTGGATGTTCGTGGAAGCTTGGTGGTTGATGAGTACTTACGAGTCAAGGGTCGAAAAAATATTTTTGCAATTGGAGATATTACTAATATTCCA GAAATcaaacaagggtatttggcaCAGAAACATGCTGTAGTGGCTGCTAAGAACTTGAGGTTATTGATGGCTGGAGGAAAAGAAAGCAAAATGGCCGCGTACAAGCCAGGTGGTAAAGTAACAGCAATTGTTTCACTGGGGAGAAGAGATGCTCTTGCTCAATTTCCGTTCACTACCATCATTGGCCTTGTTCCTGGCATGATAAAATCTAGAGACTTGTTTGTGGGGAAAACAAGGAAGCAAAGGGGCTTAGAAGGCTGGAACCTAAAGTTGCATGAATTGGATGACTGA